In Coriobacteriia bacterium, one genomic interval encodes:
- a CDS encoding sulfite exporter TauE/SafE family protein: MRQTAITLGIGFVSGVLSGAFGIGGGIVTTPAIRLILGAPALIAVGTPLPVILPSALTGAYNYYRRGIIDVRTAVACGLAGSLVAVASAYATRFVGGEVVLIATAMLILYVAADVIVSLVRPPRLGLEGGEEAEAFAAVSSPPEGAPQAPQSRPAWGSLLAVGALTGFYSGFLGLGGGFVLVPLLTRWLHFDIKRAIGTSLLAISILAIPGTITHALLGHIDWAIALSLALGVVPGAWLGARITLGASDRSVKIAFAALLVLVGVWLGASELAGFLR, from the coding sequence CCAAACCGCCATCACCCTCGGGATCGGATTCGTATCGGGGGTGCTCTCGGGCGCGTTTGGCATCGGGGGCGGCATAGTCACCACACCGGCGATTCGTCTGATCTTGGGCGCGCCGGCGCTGATTGCTGTGGGCACTCCGCTCCCTGTCATCCTTCCAAGCGCGCTGACGGGTGCCTACAACTACTACCGCCGAGGAATCATCGACGTTCGCACGGCAGTCGCGTGCGGACTGGCTGGTTCGCTGGTGGCGGTGGCTAGCGCCTATGCCACTCGTTTTGTCGGGGGCGAGGTCGTCCTTATCGCGACGGCGATGCTCATCCTCTATGTCGCTGCCGATGTGATCGTCTCTCTTGTGCGTCCACCTCGCCTCGGGCTTGAGGGTGGCGAGGAGGCCGAGGCATTCGCAGCCGTGAGTTCGCCGCCGGAGGGAGCGCCGCAGGCGCCCCAATCCCGTCCGGCGTGGGGCTCGCTGCTGGCCGTCGGTGCGTTGACGGGCTTCTACTCCGGCTTCCTCGGCCTTGGCGGTGGTTTCGTGCTGGTGCCGCTGCTCACCCGGTGGCTCCATTTCGACATCAAGCGTGCGATAGGGACTTCGCTGCTTGCGATCTCGATTCTCGCGATTCCCGGCACGATCACTCACGCGCTGCTGGGTCACATCGATTGGGCGATCGCGCTTTCGCTTGCGCTCGGTGTGGTTCCCGGGGCGTGGCTGGGCGCGCGGATCACCTTGGGCGCGAGCGATCGCAGCGTCAAGATCGCTTTTGCCGCCCTACTGGTGCTGGTCGGCGTGTGGCTGGGCGCGAGCGAGCTCGCCGGGTTCCTGCGATGA
- a CDS encoding GNAT family N-acetyltransferase, with product MSANPRAATAEECARLWPVVDAAQLMGSIGELHAYQAEAPWRVRVTSRGEAAILGRWREHSNVLAIRSAWCSDRHVPAFVADAREVARSRGFDRALSPLLPEPFLDGYVRAGMQVANRLVAIQGSPRVICPAGLPSGVRLRHGTFSDLAALAQIDADCFDEFWRYSEDDLVVLTRRERLMVAETAEGELIGYTLATAMRGSVSLGRLCTAPSARRRGLGRALLAETAAWAAHLGAATLTLCTQEENVASRSLYVGAGLGELDERYALAVCDA from the coding sequence ATGAGCGCGAATCCCCGGGCTGCGACCGCCGAGGAGTGCGCGCGCCTCTGGCCGGTCGTGGACGCGGCCCAGCTGATGGGCTCCATCGGCGAGCTGCACGCGTATCAGGCCGAGGCTCCCTGGCGGGTGCGAGTGACTTCGCGCGGAGAGGCGGCCATTCTCGGCAGGTGGCGGGAGCACAGTAACGTCCTCGCGATCCGCTCCGCGTGGTGCTCCGATCGCCATGTGCCGGCCTTTGTCGCCGACGCCCGTGAGGTCGCGCGTTCGCGCGGCTTCGACCGCGCGCTATCGCCGCTGTTGCCGGAGCCGTTTCTGGACGGGTACGTGCGGGCCGGGATGCAGGTCGCCAACCGTCTCGTCGCGATCCAAGGCTCACCGCGTGTGATCTGCCCTGCTGGTCTCCCCTCGGGAGTCCGGCTGCGTCACGGAACCTTCTCGGATCTCGCGGCTCTGGCGCAGATCGACGCAGACTGCTTCGACGAGTTCTGGCGCTACTCCGAGGACGACCTTGTCGTGTTGACCCGCCGCGAGCGTCTTATGGTCGCCGAGACCGCCGAAGGCGAACTCATCGGCTATACTCTGGCCACTGCCATGCGGGGTTCGGTATCGCTCGGCAGGCTGTGCACGGCGCCAAGCGCCAGACGCCGCGGACTCGGCCGGGCACTCCTTGCCGAAACCGCCGCGTGGGCCGCGCATCTCGGCGCGGCGACGCTCACGCTGTGTACGCAGGAAGAAAACGTGGCATCGCGGTCGCTCTATGTCGGCGCAGGGCTCGGCGAGCTCGACGAGCGCTATGCACTGGCAGTCTGTGACGCGTGA
- a CDS encoding histidine kinase produces MNDNRSSLVDILVVAAIVVFSAITYVGIVTVDVARWVPILGLTGIVVSAVVLVVSRFASRPDHVRALQSHKMMRVANEALSYMRRGLTPESAQAVCGIVLAETSAAAVAITNMADVLGFAGIGEDHHSVGGPIITRGTRESLETGEIRILATKEEIGCPREDCHLNAAIVVPLMMRGMPVGTLKFYYTTPSLLNETQIAMAEGLADTLSTQLELSELERQTELATRMELKALQAQINPHFLFNTINTIASLIRTDPTRARVLLREFAAFYRRTLESGEELIPLETELEQTLRYLTFEQARFGERIEVEQAIAPEHRQLLVPAFIVQPVVENSVAHGMRPTGVLTIRMSSRACEDGSVYIDIADNGVGISAASLPHVLESGYGRGLGIALKNVDDRLKGHFGPGSGVTIESTEGAGATVSLVLAHVGDGGSNA; encoded by the coding sequence TTGAACGACAACCGCAGCTCGCTTGTCGACATCCTTGTGGTCGCCGCCATCGTTGTGTTCTCGGCTATCACGTACGTGGGAATCGTCACGGTGGACGTCGCGCGGTGGGTTCCCATCCTGGGGCTTACGGGCATCGTCGTCTCGGCTGTGGTGCTGGTCGTCTCGAGATTCGCCTCGCGCCCCGATCACGTTCGGGCACTGCAGTCGCACAAGATGATGCGGGTTGCCAACGAAGCGCTGTCGTACATGCGCCGCGGGCTGACTCCGGAAAGCGCACAGGCCGTGTGCGGAATCGTGCTCGCCGAGACAAGCGCCGCCGCCGTGGCCATCACCAACATGGCGGACGTGCTCGGGTTCGCGGGGATCGGGGAGGATCACCATTCGGTTGGCGGGCCGATCATCACCCGCGGCACGCGCGAGTCGCTCGAGACCGGTGAGATCCGCATCCTCGCGACCAAGGAGGAGATCGGCTGTCCGAGAGAGGACTGTCATCTCAACGCGGCGATCGTGGTTCCGCTCATGATGCGCGGTATGCCGGTCGGCACCCTCAAGTTCTACTACACGACGCCCAGCCTGCTCAACGAGACGCAGATCGCCATGGCCGAGGGTCTCGCGGATACGCTTTCGACCCAGCTTGAGCTTTCTGAACTTGAGCGTCAGACAGAGCTTGCGACCCGCATGGAGCTCAAAGCGCTGCAGGCGCAAATCAACCCGCACTTCCTCTTCAACACGATCAACACGATCGCGTCTCTGATTCGCACGGACCCAACTCGAGCCAGGGTGCTGCTGAGGGAGTTCGCGGCCTTCTACCGGCGGACTCTTGAGTCTGGCGAAGAACTGATTCCGCTGGAGACCGAGCTGGAGCAGACGCTTCGCTACCTCACCTTCGAGCAGGCGCGTTTTGGCGAGCGGATCGAAGTCGAGCAGGCGATTGCGCCCGAGCACCGCCAGCTTCTCGTCCCGGCCTTCATTGTGCAGCCCGTCGTTGAGAACTCGGTCGCGCATGGGATGCGGCCGACTGGAGTGCTCACCATCCGCATGTCATCACGTGCGTGTGAGGACGGCAGCGTGTATATCGATATCGCCGACAATGGCGTGGGGATCTCGGCGGCTAGTCTGCCCCATGTGCTTGAGTCCGGGTACGGGCGGGGACTCGGGATTGCGCTCAAGAATGTTGACGATAGACTTAAGGGGCACTTCGGTCCCGGCTCCGGAGTCACGATCGAAAGCACTGAGGGTGCAGGCGCCACTGTTTCACTCGTGCTCGCTCATGTCGGCGATGGAGGCAGCAATGCTTAA
- a CDS encoding response regulator gives MLKALVIDDEAPARSELRFLLSEAGGVEVVGEAGNAVEALQLIKAIPYDVLFLDIQMPGLTGVQLAAALSGLSKPPAVVFVTAHSEHAVKAFEVNATDYLMKPVELSRLKQAIARLAPALEPASAKVERIPVEKAGRKLLISVDEILYVMAKDDYSYLHTTSDRFLSTLSLAQLEAKLDSAGFFRIHRRYLVNLARVKEVAPLYGGTLVLTLADEARTQIPVSRRRVPSLKKALGL, from the coding sequence ATGCTTAAAGCACTGGTCATAGACGACGAGGCCCCGGCCCGCTCCGAGCTTCGTTTCCTCCTGAGCGAAGCAGGCGGAGTGGAGGTTGTGGGCGAGGCAGGCAACGCGGTCGAGGCGCTCCAGCTCATCAAGGCGATCCCCTACGACGTACTCTTCCTCGATATCCAGATGCCCGGTTTGACTGGCGTGCAACTGGCGGCCGCGCTTTCAGGACTCTCAAAACCGCCCGCGGTGGTGTTTGTCACCGCCCATAGTGAGCACGCCGTGAAGGCATTCGAGGTCAACGCGACCGACTACCTCATGAAACCGGTCGAGCTCAGCCGCCTGAAGCAGGCGATCGCACGTCTAGCTCCGGCACTCGAACCCGCGTCAGCCAAGGTCGAGCGGATTCCTGTGGAGAAAGCGGGCAGGAAGCTGCTGATCAGCGTCGACGAGATCCTCTACGTCATGGCGAAGGACGACTACAGCTACCTTCACACGACGAGCGACAGGTTCCTTTCGACGTTGTCGCTGGCACAGCTCGAGGCCAAGCTCGACTCGGCGGGATTCTTCCGGATCCATCGCCGCTATCTTGTGAATCTCGCCCGCGTCAAAGAGGTTGCCCCGCTCTACGGGGGTACGCTCGTGCTTACACTGGCCGATGAAGCGCGCACGCAGATTCCGGTGTCGCGCCGCCGAGTGCCCTCGCTGAAGAAAGCGCTGGGACTTTAG